The DNA segment CCCTTTTTTTGCAAGGGACATCTGGGAAAGGACAAAACCGGACCCGCCAAAAGTGATATTAACTTTTACGCCTGTTTTCTTTTCAAATGCCTTTGCAATTTCTTCCGCTGGCGGTTTGCTTGCAGCGCCGGCAAAAACCAACAATTCCTCCCCGAAAGATTTTAACGGGATAGTGCAGGAAACACATATGAAAATAGCAGCAACCGCGAATTGAATCATCTTCATTTAAAAAAACCTCCCATTTTGTCAACTATACGGAATAATATCCGACTTTACCTTTGTTTTCAATTCCAATCTTACATTGTTTCGAGTTTCACTATTTTATTTACATCCAAATTGACAAGTTTTGTTTTCGTTGCTATATATTAATCTATTGAGCCGTTTTCCTCACGTAAGGCTTTTGGGTTTTCATGCCCCGCTTTCAGGGGGCGTTTTTCATACAGGCAATTAAATCTTTAGGGAGGTGGATGAATGGACGAAGATACCCCTTTACTCGATGAACTGGAGAAGGGACCCTGGCCAAGCTACGTAAAAGAGATCAAGCGCATGGCCAAAAAGAACAAGGCAGCGAAAGATTTGCTCGGCATCCAGGAATTGTCCTACAAAGACAGGGTAACTCACTGGAAACACGGCGGGATCGTGGGAGTAACAGGCTATGGGAGCGGCGTAATCGGGAGATACTGCGATGTTCCGGAAAAGTTCCCTGATGCGGCAGCATTCCACACCATGCGTGTTAATCATCCTGCCGGATGGTTCTATTCAACGAAAAGTCTGCGTAAATTGTGCGACATCTGGGAGCAATACGGAAGCGGTATGACAAATATGCATGGCTCAACCGGTGACGCTATTCTCCTTGGAACCACTACAGACAACCTGCAGCCGTGTTTTGACAGTTTGACGGAAGCAGGTTTTGACCTTGGTGGCTCCGGTTCTGCACTGCGGACAATTGCCGGTTGTGTTGGTCAGGCACGCTGCGAGTGGTCCAACTTTGATACGCTCAAGCTTGTCCACGATCTTACCATGGAGTTTCAGGATGAGATCCACAGACCTCGCTGGCCTTATAAGTTCAAGATCAAGGCCTCAGGCTGTCCCAACGATTGTGTAGCAGCCATCGCAAGGGCAGATTTCACGATAATCGGTACATGGAGAGATACCCTCCGCATTGATCAAAATGCAGTCAGGAATTACGTAGACAACGGGTTCGACATTAAA comes from the Pseudomonadota bacterium genome and includes:
- the dsrA gene encoding dissimilatory-type sulfite reductase subunit alpha; the encoded protein is MDEDTPLLDELEKGPWPSYVKEIKRMAKKNKAAKDLLGIQELSYKDRVTHWKHGGIVGVTGYGSGVIGRYCDVPEKFPDAAAFHTMRVNHPAGWFYSTKSLRKLCDIWEQYGSGMTNMHGSTGDAILLGTTTDNLQPCFDSLTEAGFDLGGSGSALRTIAGCVGQARCEWSNFDTLKLVHDLTMEFQDEIHRPRWPYKFKIKASGCPNDCVAAIARADFTIIGTWRDTLRIDQNAVRNYVDNGFDIKTLVVDKCPSEALEWDEKNKELKLQADDCVRCMHCINKMTKAIRPGVEGGATILIGGKAPIIKGAYLSWVLVPFMKIEPPYDEIKDLLRKIWDWWDENGRTRERLAELIERIGLKNFLKEMGIPPVPQMVYKPRANPYVYF